In one window of Pseudomonas chlororaphis subsp. chlororaphis DNA:
- a CDS encoding Hpt domain-containing protein: MNRQNAQAGTTPETAGFNTGVSMDDEMFRAIRVGSAVSLLEVLGRLMDLAGDNEQIARRLIDDVRTYQIKDLELLRTYCTQNDRQAIARLCHKMAGAACVLKYQPLISSCQQLRDVSLAGTWPVLLERVQLVEQALLNLKDICLVAIQDDGPINLRELPRER; this comes from the coding sequence AGGCCGGCACAACGCCGGAGACAGCAGGCTTCAACACCGGCGTAAGCATGGATGACGAGATGTTTCGCGCTATCCGGGTCGGCTCCGCCGTGTCGTTGCTAGAGGTGCTTGGCAGGCTCATGGACCTAGCTGGCGACAATGAACAAATCGCACGACGGCTCATCGACGACGTAAGGACCTACCAGATCAAAGACCTCGAGCTGTTGCGGACGTACTGCACACAAAACGATCGGCAGGCCATTGCCAGGCTGTGCCACAAGATGGCGGGTGCAGCTTGTGTATTGAAGTACCAGCCGCTGATTTCCAGCTGCCAGCAGCTGAGGGACGTCAGTCTCGCGGGGACCTGGCCGGTGCTGTTGGAAAGGGTGCAGTTGGTCGAGCAGGCGTTGCTCAACCTCAAGGACATCTGTCTTGTAGCCATACAGGATGATGGGCCAATCAATCTGAGAGAACTGCCTCGTGAGCGCTGA
- a CDS encoding response regulator transcription factor has product MGSIVIVDDHPLVRVALKVILERNGHQIAAEADNGVDAIQVVRTHKPDLVILDLDLPQLDGLSVLTHFKANNFLVKTLILTSSDSKNFAVRCLHGGAAGFICKDEALDEVGDAVKALLSGHTYFPESSLLLLQESIHTNQMQSIAASQLTNREITTLRLLAQGLNNREIAATLLISHKTVSTYKVRLLKKFNTTNLLALIEIARQKGII; this is encoded by the coding sequence ATGGGATCCATAGTAATAGTCGACGACCACCCCCTGGTCAGGGTTGCATTGAAAGTCATACTTGAACGTAACGGTCACCAAATCGCCGCCGAGGCAGACAATGGCGTCGATGCCATTCAAGTCGTTCGCACACACAAACCGGATCTGGTGATACTTGACCTCGATCTACCGCAACTGGACGGGTTATCGGTACTCACTCACTTCAAGGCAAATAACTTCCTGGTAAAAACACTAATATTGACTTCCAGCGACTCAAAAAATTTTGCTGTACGTTGTTTGCATGGAGGCGCCGCAGGCTTCATTTGCAAGGACGAAGCGCTGGATGAGGTCGGAGATGCAGTAAAGGCACTGTTATCGGGGCATACCTATTTTCCTGAAAGTTCTCTGCTCCTGTTGCAGGAAAGCATTCACACCAACCAGATGCAAAGCATTGCCGCTTCCCAACTGACCAACAGGGAAATCACCACATTAAGGTTATTGGCACAGGGTCTTAACAATAGGGAGATTGCAGCGACTCTGCTTATCAGTCATAAAACGGTCAGCACTTACAAAGTCAGACTCTTGAAGAAATTCAACACCACCAACCTTCTGGCCCTGATTGAAATAGCCAGGCAGAAAGGAATCATATAG
- a CDS encoding fimbrial protein: protein MKRTSLLSLATSSLMLAALVPSLSHATDGVVNFSGSITDVTCNINGNAPGENNITNVELGRISPSVFKAIGNASPFKSFQLVLSGAQCTDGTKVVVDFDQVGNVDVATGNLKLIGSAPATGVQIQVYNDDVADGTKVPLGQSETTPQVATVAGNTATLKFKANYVATAASVGPGSGNSFVRYTLSYK, encoded by the coding sequence ATGAAACGAACATCTTTACTATCCCTGGCAACTTCCAGCTTGATGCTTGCCGCACTTGTTCCTTCGTTATCTCATGCCACTGATGGCGTGGTTAACTTTTCTGGCAGCATCACTGACGTGACTTGTAATATCAACGGCAATGCGCCCGGTGAAAATAACATCACCAACGTGGAACTGGGACGGATCTCTCCTTCGGTCTTCAAGGCCATTGGCAATGCTTCTCCGTTCAAGAGCTTCCAGTTGGTGCTCTCCGGTGCGCAATGTACCGATGGAACCAAGGTTGTCGTTGATTTTGACCAGGTGGGCAACGTCGACGTGGCGACCGGGAACCTCAAGCTGATCGGTTCGGCGCCTGCAACCGGTGTGCAGATTCAGGTGTACAACGATGATGTCGCTGATGGCACGAAAGTCCCACTTGGTCAGTCGGAAACCACGCCACAGGTCGCCACTGTTGCCGGCAATACGGCAACCCTGAAGTTCAAGGCGAACTATGTTGCCACCGCGGCTAGCGTTGGCCCGGGTTCGGGTAACTCCTTCGTTCGATACACCCTGTCGTATAAGTAA
- a CDS encoding fimbrial biogenesis chaperone — MTPKARIFSSFVLGVMFLSACSGTVQASVVIQGTRLVYPSDAREVTIKMNNTGASASLAQSWIDDGDSTKGPEEIKVPFLLSPAVIRLDPDSSASLRVSYTGEKLAEDRESLFWLNVLETPPRKEVDENVLQFTFRTRIKVFFRPKNLKSDVDLVANKLDWKFKQASHPDEKGKIEHRLGIQVSNPTAYYVSFGKVEVALDGRRIAVKDEMIAPFSSDFFPLPEQPPQAYRKASVHYEVINDFGGRRVLEKPLSL, encoded by the coding sequence ATGACGCCGAAAGCGCGTATTTTTTCTTCTTTCGTTCTCGGCGTCATGTTCTTGAGCGCATGTTCTGGAACCGTACAGGCGTCGGTAGTCATCCAGGGTACTCGACTGGTTTATCCGTCGGATGCTCGTGAAGTTACTATAAAAATGAACAATACCGGTGCTTCTGCTTCATTGGCCCAAAGTTGGATCGATGATGGCGATTCAACTAAAGGTCCCGAGGAAATAAAGGTTCCATTTTTGTTGTCCCCTGCGGTGATCCGTCTGGATCCGGATAGTTCGGCTTCACTGCGTGTTTCCTATACGGGCGAAAAACTTGCAGAAGATCGGGAGTCCTTGTTCTGGCTCAATGTGCTGGAAACGCCTCCGCGCAAGGAAGTCGATGAAAATGTCTTGCAATTTACGTTCAGAACTCGAATCAAAGTGTTCTTTAGGCCCAAGAACTTGAAGTCGGATGTGGATTTGGTGGCGAACAAGCTCGATTGGAAATTCAAACAAGCCAGTCATCCGGATGAAAAAGGCAAAATTGAGCATCGCTTGGGGATTCAGGTAAGCAATCCGACGGCGTATTACGTTTCTTTCGGCAAGGTAGAAGTTGCTCTGGATGGGCGGCGGATTGCAGTTAAAGATGAAATGATCGCGCCTTTCAGTAGTGATTTTTTTCCATTACCCGAACAGCCTCCTCAGGCTTATCGAAAAGCCTCTGTTCATTACGAGGTCATTAATGACTTCGGTGGGCGGCGCGTACTTGAAAAACCGTTGTCCCTGTAA
- a CDS encoding fimbria/pilus outer membrane usher protein, translated as MTTETWAETSTAEPAGQGVVFDSQMLFQTEGAPIDTSRFERQGFLIPGNYRIDLLVNGQWRATQNIEFRDTHGPQGGQPCYERSLLVRAGIDLDKAASAQPSAESMPEGAYCADLARYIPGLTTKIDLKELTIDLSVPQYFLQKNLSKTYVDPANWDHGVSAGLLNYNTNLFSVQNSGRTMTNGYAGLNMGLNVGSVRLRHNGTLTWSPQTGGHYQRGQVYAQTALPAWRSQLLVGESATDADLFDSVSFRGVQLSSDDRMLPDTERFYAPVVRGTASSNAKVSVYQRGYLISETSVAPGPFEISDLQAASFGGDLSVTVTEANGKSSSFIVPFATTVQLLRPGNSRYGFTAGQIIDPGLRGNNQYVLQGTAQHGLDNDITGYIGSAVTGSYMSVLMGSALNTDVGGFAFDVTQAKTNVPRRGRLKGTSLRLSYSKNLPNSGTNFSLLAYRYSTRGYLGLHDAVALQDFVESGERVEAFSRMRDRLDVNISQQLKATGGHLYASGSALNYWNRQGKALSFSTGYSNQWRGNSYSFAVQRTLGQNRYSGRRAVSSNTTLSLTLTIPLGRETRGATVLNNFVSHDQSTGTHLTSGVSGTVDDAGKASYAVSVSRDDKQRETSHNASLNYSLPQVALSSSFSQGSDYRQGSIGASGGMILHPGGLTFAQTLSETSGLVYAPHAKGAGVGYSGARVNGSGYAVVPSLTPFQLNTVDIDPQGMPDDVELQVSSRNTAPVAGAVVMLSYPTRKARSFLINSLQPNGALLPFAAIATDAESGVEMGAVGQGSRLVLRSEKDQGSIRVEWGDQPGQQCLIDYRLPKRDAASAKAAEAKGYEVFDLPCRPLPPDTAGAPAQARNG; from the coding sequence ATGACGACTGAAACATGGGCTGAAACTTCCACTGCCGAGCCCGCGGGGCAGGGCGTGGTATTCGATTCGCAGATGTTGTTTCAGACCGAAGGTGCCCCCATCGATACCAGCCGTTTTGAGCGCCAGGGCTTTCTCATTCCGGGCAATTACCGCATCGACCTGCTGGTAAATGGTCAGTGGCGTGCCACGCAGAACATCGAGTTTCGCGACACGCATGGGCCGCAAGGCGGCCAGCCTTGTTATGAGCGTTCGTTGCTGGTCCGCGCCGGTATCGATCTGGACAAGGCGGCTTCGGCGCAACCTTCCGCAGAAAGCATGCCGGAGGGCGCCTATTGCGCCGACCTGGCTCGCTACATTCCGGGTCTCACCACGAAGATCGATCTCAAGGAGCTGACGATCGATCTTTCGGTTCCGCAATATTTCCTGCAGAAGAACCTGTCGAAAACCTATGTCGATCCGGCGAACTGGGATCATGGCGTTTCCGCGGGGCTGCTCAACTACAACACTAACCTGTTCAGCGTACAAAACAGCGGCCGCACCATGACCAATGGTTATGCCGGGCTGAACATGGGGCTCAATGTCGGCTCGGTGCGTTTACGGCATAACGGCACCTTGACCTGGTCGCCGCAAACGGGTGGCCATTATCAACGCGGGCAAGTTTATGCCCAGACCGCGCTACCGGCCTGGCGCTCGCAACTGCTGGTGGGGGAGAGCGCCACCGATGCCGATCTGTTCGACTCGGTATCGTTCCGCGGGGTACAGCTGTCCAGCGACGACCGGATGCTGCCCGACACCGAGCGCTTTTACGCGCCGGTGGTGCGCGGTACGGCCAGCTCGAACGCCAAGGTGTCGGTTTATCAGCGCGGTTATCTGATCTCCGAAACCTCGGTGGCGCCAGGGCCATTCGAGATCAGCGATCTGCAGGCCGCCAGCTTCGGTGGCGACCTGAGCGTCACCGTGACCGAGGCTAACGGGAAGAGCAGCAGCTTCATCGTGCCCTTTGCCACGACTGTTCAGTTACTGCGCCCTGGAAACTCCCGATATGGCTTCACCGCCGGCCAGATCATCGATCCAGGGCTGCGTGGCAATAACCAGTATGTGCTGCAAGGGACAGCCCAGCACGGTCTGGATAACGACATTACCGGATACATCGGCAGTGCTGTCACGGGCAGTTATATGTCGGTGCTGATGGGGAGTGCGCTCAATACCGATGTGGGGGGCTTTGCTTTCGATGTGACCCAGGCCAAAACCAACGTGCCCAGAAGGGGCCGTCTGAAGGGGACGAGCCTGCGTCTGTCCTATAGCAAGAACCTGCCCAATAGCGGTACCAACTTCTCGTTACTGGCTTATCGCTACTCGACCCGTGGTTATTTGGGACTGCATGACGCGGTCGCGTTGCAGGACTTCGTCGAGAGCGGCGAACGGGTGGAAGCCTTCTCCCGAATGCGTGACCGGCTGGATGTGAATATCAGTCAGCAGTTGAAGGCCACTGGCGGGCATCTCTATGCCAGTGGTTCGGCGCTCAATTACTGGAACAGACAAGGCAAGGCCCTGAGCTTTTCCACGGGTTACAGCAATCAGTGGCGGGGCAATAGCTATTCCTTCGCCGTACAGCGCACGCTGGGACAGAACCGGTATTCAGGGCGTCGGGCAGTCAGTAGCAATACGACCTTGAGTTTGACCCTTACGATCCCGCTGGGCCGTGAGACCCGGGGCGCAACGGTGCTCAACAACTTCGTCAGTCACGACCAGAGCACGGGAACTCATCTGACCAGCGGCGTTTCCGGGACAGTAGACGACGCGGGCAAAGCATCCTACGCCGTGTCCGTTTCCCGCGATGACAAGCAACGGGAAACCAGCCACAACGCCAGTCTCAATTATTCCTTGCCCCAGGTGGCCTTGAGTTCCAGTTTTTCCCAGGGCAGCGATTACCGCCAGGGCTCCATCGGCGCGTCCGGCGGCATGATCCTGCACCCCGGCGGCCTGACGTTTGCCCAGACCCTGAGCGAGACCAGCGGCCTGGTCTACGCGCCTCATGCCAAGGGCGCAGGTGTCGGCTACAGCGGCGCGCGGGTGAATGGCAGCGGTTACGCGGTGGTACCCAGCCTGACGCCTTTCCAGCTCAACACCGTGGATATCGACCCTCAGGGCATGCCCGACGACGTCGAGCTGCAGGTCAGTTCGCGCAACACCGCGCCGGTGGCGGGAGCCGTGGTGATGCTGTCTTACCCGACCCGCAAGGCGCGCTCTTTCCTGATCAACAGCCTGCAACCCAATGGCGCGCTCCTGCCGTTTGCCGCGATCGCGACCGACGCCGAGAGCGGAGTGGAAATGGGTGCGGTCGGCCAGGGCAGTCGCCTGGTGCTGCGCAGCGAAAAGGACCAGGGTTCGATCCGCGTCGAATGGGGTGATCAGCCTGGGCAGCAATGCCTGATCGACTACCGCTTGCCCAAACGCGATGCAGCGTCTGCCAAGGCGGCTGAGGCGAAGGGCTATGAGGTATTCGACCTGCCATGCCGCCCGCTACCTCCCGACACTGCCGGCGCGCCCGCTCAGGCGAGGAACGGCTGA